The following are from one region of the Pocillopora verrucosa isolate sample1 chromosome 3, ASM3666991v2, whole genome shotgun sequence genome:
- the LOC136279510 gene encoding LOW QUALITY PROTEIN: uncharacterized protein (The sequence of the model RefSeq protein was modified relative to this genomic sequence to represent the inferred CDS: substituted 1 base at 1 genomic stop codon), with the protein MQQYLGVLKQXLKDFGENLNREIAAKAYQEQEKIKLEEEHERLQQENRQRRKEAKQEHEKKRLREQMEAEAAAQRQQMENMVKARMMEVEKHRPNFMQENQVLSQRLAQMQKSNEGMEKTVESLRQQLLYSIRADNSKFKSRDSLIERCK; encoded by the exons ATGCAACAATACTTGGGCGTGCTGAAACAATAATTAAAGGACTTTGGCGAGAACTTGAATCGAGAAATTGCCGCCAAAGCCTATCAAGAgcaagagaagataaaacttGAG GAGGAACACGAACGTTTGCAACAAGAAAATCGTCAGCGCCGTAAGGAA GCAAAACAGGAGCACGAAAAAAAGAGACTCCGTGAACAGATGGAAGCTGAAGCAGCGGCCCAACGACAACAAATGGAGAACATGGTAAAGGCGAGAATGATGGAGGTTGAAAAACACAGACCAAATTTCATGCAAGAAAACCAGGTACTCAGCCAACGACTTgcacaaatgcaaaaatcaaatgaaggcaTGGAGAAGACAGTGGAGAGCTTGAGACAACAGCTGCTATACTCAATCAGAGCCGACAACAGTAAGTTTAAAAGCCGGGATTCTTTGATAGAGCGCTGCAAATGA
- the LOC136276934 gene encoding NLR family CARD domain-containing protein 4-like, which translates to MSETVRTEKNSSKNIYGDPPKISISLPGISELTQNSKLWRDVQLPIDILLLTVKDCEFLSCYHYVVDPFRSYLKGLGHVYFGSIGDDQDVKLKVALMKCSEGSKSPGGALTVVKNAVTQLRPKAVFSVGHCVGMSQETTKLGDVVVSEKLTTYSYQKVTQDGKKFRGFTTPVSRDIAELIKCAGYGWNPPLENPNKGKVEVHCGEVLSGSELVQAEWRRDELVKSFPEAIAIETEGEGVFSAAHELKMEWVVIKGISGYADGTEAKETWQTFASVTAASLVVSILKECSIFEDWPHYKDISTDRQHSALSKEVPVEPCCSSAQSSQQQHVSSTKTAGRKRKSSSGLLDQGIKRSKLEAGGSTKQLPRPKVKRRNEESSPSDALTPKKIGGSTKHLPPPKVKRRNEESSPSDALTPKKIDSSVTEFWEWCLNQLRTFYNTMCQVKITPWDPDNTVHINSIYIQVTFLQDHRKPDGTTKKKLGDSSEVFEGDEDHPIRRRILVYGRPGIGKSTFTQKVAVDWANGRKKILEKFNLLLLIRLRDVCGISDLCTMLKTAELLSADGPMAVNNLCEYVRQNQEKVLLILDGYDEYSGGKSSLIHQIWRGSQLRDCCVMITTRPVKEDELRVPSHAQFELNGFDSWEQKKQFASKILPDEEDVEGLLEYLRKHDLVEMAEIPLLLLMLCLLWKKKKPQLPTSRGEIYVEFIQTLLDHMAIKDSDNVATDKSIDEYQEELSKIGKLAFDALLEDCLHFNFSKFPPGDLFEKLIHVGFFQVSKLSALNREKIVSFLHKSVQEFLAAWFIVQEAKVKKNETVTCLSGMDTFEKSRKMAEVLKFVCELSSEAAGIVFDHLRYAGEKEGLTNYNFTRTPSVEDLSHAQKEFILFCVDYLFRCPASDRLAVYSAFLSCVNHVVILDEEHLSTAAKTHFFKDTTSFPNYLFYSGWESDLFYSGWKSNLFYSYRESNDDLLSILFDLNAVLLTCSGEIKDVKKYADLGEADFFLKKSEMRNFIYLRCITNTVFRSKLFHELISAPICSSQPPVDNLRNNEDDNIALSLTENRSDQTRQHCLSLVREVQLDPVTVEDIVLLKNLFPLLTAPRDIAICGSVTDALEGNSIESVMHRINFTDNLHSLELYSINLTEKCAAFIAESLHHSPNLHELCLSFSPLHSGVSHLAENLHHVPQLTKLELIRVQMGEKECAALAASLQYLNKLEILNMSCNALGHGIIELAKNLNSVPNLTKLYLSDTNMGEDEASALARALKDVPELSDLNLGWNPLGRGVRDLVQHLSSVPKQKYLSLYSVQMTKTEYEELCTAVKGRGIMLFTDYHENESGDEIGDERVIKRLIKAELKIKGTRFRKEPDDDDDDDDDDDDDDDDDDDGDDDDDDDDDDDESEDDDHDDDEDEDSEHLDDDDGDDEDSDDLDDDDENE; encoded by the exons ATGTCAGAAACTGTGAGAACTGAGAAGAACAGTTCAAAGAACATTTATGGTGACCCACCAAAGATCAGTATTAGTCTTCCAGGGATAAGTGAACTAACCCAGAATTCTAAACTTTGGAGGGATGTTCAACTCCCAATTGACATTCTGTTGTTAACAGTGAAGGACTGTGAGTTCTTAAGTTGCTACCATTATGTTGTTGATCCATTCAGAAGCTATTTGAAAGGGCTTGGTCATGTATACTTTGGAAGCATTGGTGATGATCAAGATGTTAAACTGAAAGTTGCTTTGATGAAATGCTCAGAGGGCTCTAAAAGTCCTGGTGGTGCTTTGACTGTTGTAAAGAATGCTGTCACTCAGCTGAGGCCAAAAGCTGTCTTTTCTGTGGGCCACTGTGTTGGTATGAGTCAGGAAACAACAAAGCTGGGGGATGTGGTTGTATCAGAAAAGCTCACAACCTATTCCTATCAGAAGGTTACACAGGATGGAAAGAAGTTTCGTGGGTTCACAACTCCTGTCAGCAGAGACATTGCTGAACTCATCAAATGTGCAGGTTATGGTTGGAATCCACCCTTAGAGAACCCTAACAAAGGGAAAGTTGAAGTCCACTGTGGTGAGGTTTTGAGTGGTTCTGAGCTCGTACAAGCTGAGTGGCGACGAGATGAACTAGTGAAGTCATTTCCTGAAGCAATTGCAATTGAAACAGAAGGAGAGG GAGTTTTCAGTGCAGCACATGAACTGAAAATGGAGTGGGTTGTCATCAAGGGTATTTCAGGATATGCAGATGgaactgaagcaaaagaaacCTGGCAAACATTTGCAAGTGTAACAGCAGCTTCTCTTGTTGTCAGCATTCTAAAGGAATGCAGTATTTTTGAAGATTGGCCACATTACAAAG ATATTTCAACTGACAGACAACATTCAGCACTGAGTAAAGAAGTTCCGGTAGAGCCATGCTGCTCTAGTGCCCAGTCTTCCCAACAGCAACATGTTTCGTCTACCAAAACAGCAG GTAGAAAAAGGAAGTCATCAAGCGGGTTACTGGACCAGGGCATAAAGCGCTCAAAGCTTGAAG CAGGGGGTTCTACTAAACAGTTGCCTCGGCCAAAGGTGAAACGCCGTAatgaagagtcgtctccgaGTGACGCCTTGACTCCAAAGAAAAtag gtggttctactaaacatttgccTCCGCCAAAGGTGAAACGCCGTAatgaagagtcgtctccgaGTGACGCCTTGACTCCAAAGAAAAtag ACTCGTCTGTAACAGAATTTTGGGAATGGTGCCTGAATCAGTTGAGGACGTTTTACAACACCATGTGTCAAGTGAAAATAACACCATGGGACCCAGACAACACGGTACACATTAATAGCATTTACATACAAGTAACGTTTTTACAAGACCACAGAAAACCTGACGggacaacgaaaaaaaagctgGGAGACAGCAGTGAAGTATTTGAAGGTGACGAAGATCATCCCATCCGTAGACGAATTCTGGTGTATGGAAGACCTGGAATAGGAAAGTCTACTTTCACTCAAAAAGTAGCTGTGGATTGGGCAAATGGCAGAAAGAAGATCCTCGAAAAGTTCAATCTTTTACTGTTAATCAGGTTACGAGACGTTTGTGGTATTTCGGACCTCTGTACCATGTTAAAAACAGCGGAACTGTTGTCTGCTGATGGCCCGATGGCAGTCAATAACTTGTGTGAATATGTCCGTCAGAACCAGGAGAAAGTACTGCTCATTTTGGATGGATATGATGAGTACAGCGGTGGAAAATCATCCCTAATTCACCAGATTTGGAGAGGCAGTCAACTGAGAGACTGTTGTGTAATGATCACAACGCGGCCAGTGAAAGAGGATGAGCTTAGAGTGCCAAGTCACGCTCAGTTTGAACTTAACGGGTTCGATAGCTGGgaacagaagaaacagtttgcaaGTAAGATTCTTCCTGATGAGGAAGATGTTGAAGGGCTACTTGAATACCTAAGAAAGCATGACCTCGTGGAGATGGCAGAGATTCCACTattattgttgatgttgtgtcttctgtggaaaaagaaaaaacctcaatTACCAACGTCTCGTGGCGAAATTTACGTAGAATTTATTCAGACTCTCTTGGATCATATGGCTATTAAAGACTCAGACAACGTCGCAACAGATAAAAGCATAGATGAATATCAAGaggaactttccaaaataggaAAACTTGCATTCGATGCTCTTTTGGAGGACTGCCTTCATTTTAACTTCAGTAAATTTCCGCCTGGTGATCTCTTCGAGAAGCTTATTCATGTCGGttttttccaagtttccaaACTTTCTGCTTTGAACCGTGAGAAGATCGTGTCTTTTCTTCACAAGTCCGTTCAGGAGTTTCTTGCCGCTTGGTTCATCGTTCAAGAAGCGAAGGTTAAGAAGAATGAAACCGTCACCTGCTTGTCAGGAATGGATACGTTTGAAAAATCAAGGAAGATGGCTGAAGTTCTAAAATTCGTTTGTGAGTTGTCATCAGAAGCTGCTGGCATTGTTTTCGATCATCTACGTTATGCCGGAGAGAAAGAAGGTctcacaaattacaattttactAGGACGCCTTCTGTCGAAGATTTGTCTCATGCACAAAAGGAGTTTATTCTATTCTGTGTCGATTATTTGTTTCGTTGTCCAGCCTCAGACAGACTAGCTGTGTATTCTGCATTTCTCTCATGTGTTAACCATGTTGTGATACTTGATGAGGAACACTTGTCTACTGCTGCCAAAACGCACTTCTTCAAAGACACCACCAGTTTTCCAAACTATTTATTTTACTCAGGTTGGGAAAGTGATTTATTTTACTCAGGTTGGaagagtaatttattttactcatATAGGGAGAGTAATGATGATTTACTATCCATATTGTTTGACTTGAACGCGGTCCTTTTAACGTGCTCTGGAGAAattaaagatgttaaaaaataCGCCGATTTAGGCGAGGCGgactttttcctcaaaaaaagcGAAATGAGAAACTTTATTTATCTACGTTGCATAACAAATACTGTTTTTCGTTCTAAACTGTTTCATGAACTGATATCAGCGCCGATTTGTTCTTCTCAGCCACCTGTGGATAATCTGCGAAATAATGAAGACGACAACATTGCACTGTCTTTGACTGAGAACAGATCTGACCAGACACGACAACATTGTTTGTCACTGGTGAGAGAGGTTCAGTTAGATCCGGTAACAGTTGAGGATATTGTTCTGTTGAAGAACTTGTTTCCCTTATTAACAGCTCCTCGAGATATTGCTATATGTGGGAGCGTGACAGATGCCTTGGAAGGTAATTCGATTGAGAGCGTGATGcacagaattaattttactGACAATCTCCACAGTTTAGAACTTTATAGTATCAATCTAACAGAAAAGTGTGCTGCTTTTATTGCTGAGTCACTGCACCACTCTCCAAACTTGCATGAGCTCTGCTTGTCATTCAGCCCCTTACACAGCGGTGTGAGTCATTTGGCTGAGAATCTTCATCACGTGCCACAGTTGACTAAGTTAGAGTTAATTCGTGTACAAATGGGAGAAAAGGAATGTGCTGCACTGGCTGCCTCATTACAGTACTTAAACAAGTTAGAAATACTGAATATGTCTTGCAATGCACTGGGTCACGGGATTATTGAACTGGCCAAGAACCTGAACAGTGTACCCAATCTGACTAAGCTGTACCTGTCGGATACAAATATGGGTGAAGATGAAGCATCAGCACTGGCTCGTGCACTTAAGGATGTACCAGAGCTGAGCGATCTTAATCTAGGATGGAATCCACTTGGCAGAGGAGTCAGGGACCTGGTTCAGCATCTCAGCAGTGTTCCTAAGCAGAAGTACCTGTCCCTGTATAGTGTTCAGATGACAAAGACAGAGTATGAAGAGTTATGTACAGCAGTAAAAGGGAGAGGCATCATGTTGTTCACTGATTACCAT GAAAATGAAAGTGGAGATGAAATAGGAGATGAAAGGGTGATCAAACGACTTATAAAAGCTgagctgaaaataaaaggaacaaGGTTTAGAAAAGAgccagatgatgatgatgatgacgacgacgacgacgatgacgacgacgacgacgacgacgacggcgatgatgatgatgatgacgacgatgatgatgacgaaagTGAGGATGATGACCATGACGATGACGAAGATGAAGACAGTGAGCATctcgatgatgatgatggcgaTGATGAAGATAGTGACGATctcgatgatgatgatgaaaatgagtAA